GCATTGAAGCCGGAGGCAACCAGTGCGCTGAGCGCTTCCTCGGGGAAACGCGCCTTCTCGTCGACGTCCTTGGCGTAGGGAGCGATCTCTTTCTCGGCCAGACCACGGATGGCAGCACGCAACTCGTCGTGCTCCTCAGCCAGCTTGAACAGGTCAAACGACGGGTTTCCTGCCATCATGCCTCCAGCGTCCATCAGAGTTAGTCGGCATTAACTGTACGTCACGGTCAAATCTCTTCGCCCATCAGTCTGCGCCGCAGGGCCTCGTCTTTCTCCAAAACGGTGGCTTCCATGCTCGCCTGGAAGGCGACGACCTTGTCCCGCAGCGCGGCGTCGGAGACGCCGAGGATTCGTGCGGCAAGCAGTCCGGCGTTGCGGGCTCCACCGATGGACACCGTCGCGACCGGAACGCCGGCGGGCATCTGCACGATGGACAGCAGGGAATCCAGGCCGTCCAGCCGGGCCAGCGGTACCGGCACACCGATCACCGGCAGCGGGGTCGCCGAGGCCACCATGCCCGGCAGGTGCGCGGCACCACCGGCGCCGGCGATGATCACTTCAATGCCCCGCTCAGCGGCTGTCTGTGCGTACTCCAGCATGCGCCCGGGGGTGCGGTGCGCCGAGACGACACCCACCTCGAACGGAATCTCAAACTCCGCCAAGGCATTCGCGGCATCCGACATCACCGACCAGTCGCTGTCGCTGCCCATGATCAAGCCGACCCGTGCGCTCACTTGTGCCATCCCTTCTTCGCGTTAGCGCTCATCAGCATGTGCCCGCCAACCATCCGTCCATATCCCGTGTGACAACCAGTGCGCCGCGCGCTCGGCGCGCTCGCGGACCTCCGCGACATAGTGCGGGTCGGCCAGCGAACCATCCACGCGGCCTTGAATATTCACATGCCCGAGCTTGCGGCCCGGGCGCTCGCCCTTGCCGTACAGATGCACCTTCGCCTCCGGGATGCGGCCCATCAGGTGGTGCATGCGCTCGTCGAGCGACATCGCCGGCGTCTCCGGCGCACCCAGCACGTTCGCCATCACGGTGACGGGGGCCAGCGGCGCGGTGGAGCCGAGCGGGTAATCCAGCACGGCACGCAGGTGCTGCTCGAACTGCCCGGTCCGCGCGCCGTCCATGCTCCAATGCCCGGAATTGTGCGGTCGCATCGCCAACTCGTTGACCAGCAGCCGACCGTCGTTGGTTTCGAACAGCTCCACCGCCAGACACCCGGTCACACCGAGTTCGTCGGCGATCCGCAACGCCAGCTGCTCAGCTTCCAGCGCCAGGTTCTCGGGCAATTCGGGCGCCGGAGCGATCACCACGGCGCAAATCCCGTTCCGCTGAACGGTTTCCACCACCGGCCAGGCGGCACCCTGCCCAAAGGGAGAGCGGGCCACCATGGCCGACAGTTCGCGCCGCATGTCCACGCGCTCCTCGGCAAGCAGCTCCACTCCGGCGGCCAGTTGCTCGGCGGCCACCGCACGCGCCTCGTCGAGATCATCGGTGATCCACACCCCGCGACCGTCGTATCCGCCACGCACCGCCTTCAGCACGACCCGGCTACCCGTCTCCGCGGCGAATCGCTCGACATCGGCGACGGTTCGGACGTCGGCGAAACCAGGCACCGGCGCGCCGATGTCCCGCAGCTTGCGCCGCATGAACGTCTTGTCCTGCGCGTAGATGAGGGCGGACGGCGGCGGCTGCACGTTGACGCCCTCGTTCTGCAGGGTTTCCAGGAACGCGGTGGGAACATGCTCGTGATCGAAGGTGACCACGGTGGCGTCCTTGGCGGCACGACGCAGGTCGTCCAGGTCGGTATGCGAACCAAGGACGACATCGGGGGTTACTTGAGCCGCCGGTTCATCGGCGGCATGGGCCAGCACCCGCAGGGTCTGACCGAGAGCGATCGACGCCTGATGGGTCATCCGGGCCAGCTGACCGCCACCGATCATGGTGACCACGGGAGTCGCGGACACAGCTGAGCCGCTTGCGCGAAGACCATCAGACACAGACATATGTTGTCATGCTGGCCGCATCACCCGTCACAGTGAGAAGACGGACTGCCCGACCGTGACACCGGACTCCAGATCGCGATGCGCCTGCACGGCCTCGTCGAGCGCGTAGCGGCGCCCGATGTCGACGCGTATCCGGTGCGCGGCGATATGCCCGAACAACTCCCCGGCAAGCTCTGCCCGCTCGGCCGGGTCGGCGATGTAGTCGGCCAGCGCCGGTCTGGTGACGTATAGCGACCCCTTGGCCGCCAACTGCATCGCATCGATCGGCGGCACCGGCCCCGATGCGGTGCCGAAACACACCAGCAGCCCCCGCCGCGCCAGCGAGTCCAGTGAGGATTGATGGGTCGTCTGGCCGATTCCGTCGTAGACGACGGAAACTCCCGCTCCATCGGTGAGCTCGCGTACCCGTCGGGCAACATCCTCCCGCGGGTAGATGAGCACGTGCGCGCAACCGTTGGCCCGGGCAATCTCGGCCTTTTGCTCGGTAGAGACGGTGCCAATGACGTTGACGCCCAGCAGCTTCGCCCACTGCAGGAACATCAGCCCGACGCCGCCCGCGGCGGCGTGCAGCAGCACGGTGTCTCCAGGCCGCAGCGGATGAATCCGCCGCAGCAGGTATGCGGTGGTCAGTCCCCGCATGGTGACAGCCGATGCGGTATCGAAGGAAACGTCGTCGGGCAGAGCGATGAGATGCGCGGCGGACATGACGCGTTCGGTGCTGTAGGCACCCAACGGGCTGCCCGTGTACGTGACCCGCTCACCCACGGTGAACTCGCGCACCCCGGGCCCGGTCGCCTCGATGACACCCGACGCCTCCACCCCCATACCCGCGGGCAGCGCTACGGGGTACACACCGGTCCGGAAATAGGTGTCCGCGAAGTTCAAACCCACCGCGTGATGCCGAATCCTCACTTCGCCGGGTCCCGGGTCACCGACTCGAACGTTCGCCCCGCGCAGAACCTCCGGTCCGCCGGTCTCGTGAATCCGTACCGCGTAGGCCATGGCCCGCCCTTTCGTCCGAGGTGGTATGCCTCTCCGACGCTAAGCCGATGACCACGTACATACTTATCTTTAGGAGACTCTTTTCTATTCTTTTGGGGACAACATGGACGTCCGACTTGTGCGATTCGCGGCCTTGAGCGGATACGTCGAGGTGGCGAAGGCGGCCGGCCTGGACCCGGCGCGCATGCTGTTGGACCAGGGGCTCGACCCGGTGGGGCTGATGCAACCCGACCGTTGGGTGGCCGTCGGTGCGGTCGCGGCGCTCTTGGAGGCGTCCGCCGACGCCAGCGGGCTGGATGACTTCGGCCTCCGACTGGCCGAACGGCGTCGGCTGTCGAGCCTCGGGCCGCTTAGCTTGGTGTTACGGGAACAATCCACGGTGCGCGACGTGGTCACGCTGTTGTGCCGACACGAATCGATGTACAACGAGTCCCTGCGGATCCGGGTCGCCGAGCGCGGGGGAATCGCCGCCATCCGGCTGGTTCTCGATCTGGAGGAAACCGGTGAGAGCACCCAATCCACCGATTTGGCGATGGCGGCGCTCGCCGGCGTGCTCCGCACCTTCCTGGGCAACATGTGGCAGCCGCTGAAGGTCAACCTCCGGCGTGCGACCTCTTCTGATCCACGAATGCATCACCGCGCCTTCGGGCCACACATCGAGTTCGCACAACCGCTCGACGAGATCCTGGTGTACGCCACCGATCTTGACCGCCGGAACGACAGCTTCGACCCCCTGCTGCGTGAATACAGCCAAACAATTCTCGAGTCGCCGGACCGGCCTCGGGACACGACGATGGTCGATCGTGTCCGAGATCTCATCGAGCTGCTGTTGCCACTGGGGCGCTGCTCGGTGGAGCACGTCGCCCGAAGCCTGGGAGCCGACCGCCGAACCATCCATCGTCATCTGGCCAGTGAAGGCACGAGTTTCAGCGCCCTGTTGGACGCCACCCGGCTCGAATTGGCCGACCACCTCGTCACGAGCGACCGCCATAGCCTGACCGAGGTCTCCGAAATGCTGGGGTTTTCGTCTCCCAGTAACTTCAGCCGCTGGTTCCGCACCCATCGCGGGACGAGCCCGCGAGCATGGCGCAATGTGCACGCCGACTCCGGTCCTGGCGGCAACTGAACGAACGGCCCATACCCTGCGACGTCAGCCGACCGCTTCGCACTGCCATGCCATCTTCCGTACACTCGCCATTTGTGTCTTTCGCCGATGCCACCATCGCCCGGCTGCCCCGGTTCATCCGGCCTGTCGCCGAGCGGCACCACGAGCTGATCAAGTTCGGAATTGTCGGCGCCACCACGTTCATCATCGACTCGGGCATCTTCTACGCGCTCAAGCTGACGATCCTGGAGCCCAAGCCCCTCACCGCCAAGATCATCTCCGGCATCATCGCCGTCATCGCCTCCTACATCCTCAACAGGGAGTGGAGTTTCCGGGACCGGGGCGGCCGGGAGCGCCACCACGAGGCGCTGCTGTTCTTCGCGGTCAGCGGCATGGGCGTGATCATCGCGATGATTCCGCTGTGGGTGTCGAGCTACATCTTCGAGCTGCGCGTACCGAATGTCAGCCTGACGGTGGAGAACATCGCCGACTTCATCAGCGCGTACATCATCGGCAACCTGCTGCAGATGGCGTTCCGTTTCTGGGCCTTCCGCCGCTGGGTGTTCCCCGACGAGTTCGGGCGCCATCCGGAGCAGCCCGTGGCCTTGGTGACCACCGAGCCCTCCGACGAGGACGAGCCCGAGAACGTCACGCCGCTGCACCCGCATTCGGGGCTGCCCAACAGCGCCACCGTGCATCACGGCACCGAGGTCGGACGCGGCCTATACGGCTCGGCGCATCACGTGGCGGGCGGCCGTTCCCGGCCGCGCCCGGTGGAGCGGCTGTCGCCCTCTTCGGAACCGAGGGTGTCGAAGACCTCGTGATACAGCAGCGAGTGGACGTATTCCACTCGCGGTATCTCATGAAATTCCAGCGGGTCCTGTGACGCCGATTCGATGATCAGCGTGCCGGTGCGCAGAATCCTGTCGACCAGGCCGTGCCGGAACTCGACACTGTTGACCCGTGCCAGCGGGATATCGATCCCCGAACGGCTCAGCAATCCGTGACGGAACATCACCCGCCGGTCGGTGATGACGAAGTGGGTGGTCAACCAGTTCAGGAACGGCCACACACTCAGCCAACCGACCAGCACCAGCCAGACCACACCGATGGCGATCATCACCACGTTCTTCGCGGTGGGCTGCCAGTCCGTGTTGTCGACCATCGCGGCCACGAAGGCGGCGGCACCGGTCGACAGAATCAACACCAGCGCGGGCCCGATCAGCCGCTTCCAATGTGGATGGCGATGCAACACCACCTGCTCGTCGTCGGCGAGCACGTTTTCCGGATACCCCACGTGCAGCGACTTTACTGCCCGGTCAGCGGCCGCAGATGCGTAATGTCGCCGGCCGTGACCGCGGTGACGGTGCCATCGGCATCCTCGATACGCAGCTGTCCGTCATCGCCGAGCCCGACCGCGACGCCGATCAGTTCGCGCTCGCCCGGAAGTTCCGCGCGCACCCGCGAACCCAGGGTGACACTGCGCTGCCGGTAGTCCTCCAACAGTCTCTCGTCGACACCCCGGGCGCTCCGCCAGTGCTCGATGCGGCCACTCAGTTCTCGCAGTACCGCGCGTGCCAGCGCGTTGCGGTCCGGGTTGGCCCAGCCGAGGATCGTCAGGGACGTTGCGTTGGGGTCGGGCAACTCATGTTCGGTGAAGGTGGCGTTGAGCCCGAGCCCAAGCACGATGGCCGACTGGGGCGTCGCGACCTCGGCGAGGATCCCGCAGAGCTTGCGCCCCTCCACCAGCACGTCATTCGGCCATTTGAGTCCGGCCTGGATTCCGCTGACCTCGGCGACGGCGTCGACGATCGCCACCCCGGCCAACAGCGGTATCAGTCCCCACCGGTCCGGAGGCACCTCTCCCACCCCGATGCCCACCGACATCGACAGTTGGGTGTGCGCCGGGGCGCCCCAGCTGCGGCCGTGGCGGCCGCGTCCGGCGCTCTGGTGCTCAGCGAGCAGCACGACGCCGTCGATGTCCTCCCCTGCCGATGCTCGTGCCACCAGATCGGCGTTGGTGGATCCGGTTTCGTCGACGACGTCGATGCGACGCCATAGTCCGCCGGGGCTGTCGGTAAGGGTGAGTCTGTCCGAAGTCACGGACCCAGCCTAGGGCTGTCAGGAAGTTGCCGCGGCCGCTCGCTCGGCGAGATTCTCTTCGACCTCGTGCACCCACACGTCGTGGGCGTGCGTGGTGTCCACCTCGATCTCGAACCGCTCGGTCATATCCGGGGTGACGTCGGCCTGGTTCACATAGAACTGCTCATACCAGCGGCGGTGCTGATAGACCGCGCCGTCCTCCTGCGTGAGCAACGGATTATCGATCCGCGTCTTGTTCTTCCAGATCTCGACATCCTCCAAGAATCCATCGCCAAACGATCTGGCCATCGCGGCGGCGAGCTTGCGCGCATTCTCCGGCGGCAGGTCGGGCATCTCCTGGATGGCGACACCCCACTGCAGCACAAAGGAGTCATGCGTCACCGGGTAGTGGCAGTTGATGAGCGCTACCTCCACGGTGAATCCCGGACCGAGGTCGTTGTGAATCCAGTCGATCATGTACGCGGGCCCGAAATACGTCGCCTCCGAGCGCACACCCGTTCCTTCCCAAAGCTTTTCAGGGTTCGGAACATAGTCGGGCCGCGGCTTGGACTCCATGAACTGGCTTGCCGTCTGCCCCTCGATGACATTCTTGAAATACGTGGGATAGGCGTGGTGGATGTAGAAGAAGTGCGCCATGTCCACGTTGTTGTCGACGATCTCGCGACAGTGCGACCCCTCGATGAGGATCGAATTCCATTGCCACGACGACCATTTCCCTTCCTCGAAGCCTTCGATCGTCGGCGGAGCCAGCTCCGGGGGCGGCGTGGACCCTTCCGGGTCGTGCCACACCAGCAGCTGACCGTTCACCTCAAGAGTGGGCCAGCTGCGGGTGCGGGCCAGCTTGGGGGTGCGCTTGGCGTAGGGCACCAGCTTGCACTTGCCGTCACCGCCCCAGCGCCAATCGTGGAACGGGCAGGCCACGTTGTCGTCCTTGATCGTGCCCTGTGACAGGTCGCCGCCCATGTGGCGGCAATATCCGTCCAACACCTTGATATCGCCGTGCGAGTCGGCGAACACCACCAGCTTGGTACCGAACGCCTCGATGCCGTGCGGCTGTCCGTCCTGGAACGACTCGGCCAAGCCCAGACAGTGCCATCCCCGGGCAAACCTCGTCATCGCTGTGCCGCTGTCGATTTCGCGAATCGCCTCGTCAGTCATCGGGGGCTGTCCTTTCGCTGACTTGCCTTCAATAGTGCGCTCTACAGCAGCCGTTGTCGTCCATATGCCGTGAATTGAGCGTCGAGTTCGGTTTTGTCATCCGAACTCATGCGCCGGAACAGCGGGGCGCCTCGGCCCGCCCAACGGAACACGGGCTCGTCGGTATGCCAGCGCTGCTCCTGCAGTTCGCGTTTGAGCACCTTGTTGGAGCCCGTAACGGGCAGGCGGGCCGAAACCCGGAGAAAGCGCGGAATTCCCTTGCTTCCCAAATCCTCCTGTGTCGACAGATAGTCGGTGAACCCGTCCACGTCGAAGGTGTCCGGGTCGACCACTTCGATGGAGGCCATCACCTGATCGCCCGAACGCGGGTCGGGTACCGCGTAGACACCGGCAGCGATCACCGCGGGGTGACGTCGCAGCACCCGCTCGATGGTCAGCGCCGAGATGTTCTCGCCGTCCACCCGGATCCAGTCGCCGCGACGGCCCGCGAAGTACATGAACCCTGCGCCGTCGAGGTACCCGAGATCGCCGGTCCAGTACCACCCGTTGCGGACGCGATCGGCGTCGGCATCGTCGTTCTTGTAGTAGCCCTCGAAGCCGCGCCGGCCCTGTTTGTCCACGATCTCGCCGACCGCCTCATCCGGGTTGAGCACGCGTCCATGCTCGTCGAGAACGGCTGCACCACAGTCCCGTAGCGTCTGCGGGTCGACGATCGCGACACCGTCGTGGGCGGGACGCCCCAACGCACCGGACGGCGCCTCGGGGTCCCGTACCACCGCTCCCCCGCCCTCGCTGGATCCGTAGCCCTCGAGCAGCTCCGCGCCGAACCGCCGCCGGAACTCAGCCTGATCCTCGGGTGAGGCCTCGGTACCGAATCCGCGCACCAGCGGGTTGTCGGCGTCGTCGGATCGCTCCGGGGTGGCCAACAGATATCCGAGCGCCTTGCCGACGTAGGTGAAGAAGGTCGCACCGAAGTACCGCACGTCGGGCAGAAATCGCGACGCGGAGAAGGCTGGGGTCAAACAGACCGTCGCTCCGTTGGCCAGCGCAGGTGCCCATAACGCCATCAGCGCGTTCCCGTGGAACAACGGCATGCAGCAATAGTCGACATCGGAGCGGACGTGCCCGAATTTCTCGGTGGCCAGGTGCGCGATCTGAGCCAGTCGACCCTGACTGCATTTCACCGCCTTGGAGGCGCCGGTCGTGCCAGAGGTGAACAGCAGCAGAAACAACGAATCGGCACTCACCCCGTCGGAAATCGCTGCCGGAGTGCGGTTCTCGTGGATCTGTGCGAGATACTCGGGGCTGTCGACCACCAGCAGCCGGTCGGCCGTCACACCGAGATCGAGACCCCGTAGCCGGTCGAGATGCTGAGTGTCGGTGACAATCAGCTGACAGTCGGTGTGACGGATCTCGGCGGCCATCTCCGCCGGTCCGCGCGTCGGGTTGATGCCGACGATGGTCGCCCCGCTCAGCGCGGCGCCGCCCAACCAGAAGATGAAATCGGGGACGTTCTCCAGCAGCACACCGATGTGAAAAGGCCCATCGGTTCGCAGCTTTCGCGCAAGCGTCGCCCGCGCGGCGGACTCACCGATCACCTGATCCCACGTCCAGTCGCGGTCGCGGGTACGCAATCCCGGATGGCTGTCGCCGACGCGCTCCAGGAGCATGGCCGCGATACCGGGTCGGGGAATGGACTCAGCGGTCATGTCCCCGATGATCCACCCGTGAGATCGCGGTACTCCTGAGGCAGCTCCTCGGCCGTCAGCTTGGTGATGCTGACCGGGCCGGAGTGATAGGAGTCTTCACCTCCGATGAAGCCGTCGGCATCCGGCGAGCTGCGCTGCCGAGCGCACCGCAGCCTCGGTATATCGGCGGCATCGAGCCGGTCGAAATGGGACACGATCGCGAACACCAGGTCGGCGTCCAGTCCAGGCTGTTTGTCCATCTCCTTCTATCTACCGCGATTGATGTGAATCATTCGACAAAATTTCTGAGAACTCTCTAAGGCCCATGCGCATTCTCCCGGGTAGGTCGCGATAGCATCGGGACCCATGACGACCACCGAGCCCGATATCCACACCACTGCGGGCAAGCTCGCCGATCTGCGCCGGCGCAGCGAGGAAACGCTGCACCCGGTCGGTGAGGCCGCCGTCGAGAAGATCCACGCCAAGGGCAAGCTGACCGCCCGCGAGCGCATCTACGCGCTGCTGGACGAGGGCTCGTTCGTGGAACTGGACGCGCTGGCCAAGCACCGCAGCTCCAACTTCGGCATGGAGGCCAAGCGACCGCTCGGCGACGGCGTGGTTACGGGTTTCGGCACCATCGACGGCCGTGACGTCTGCATCTTCAGCCAGGATGTCTCTGTCTTCGGCGGCAGCCTCGGCGAGGTCTACGGCGAGAAGATCGTCAAGGTGCAGCAGCTGGCCATCAAGACCGGCCGCCCGCTGATCGGCATCAACGAAGGTGCCGGCGCCCGCATCCAGGAGGGTGTGGTGTCGCTGGGCCTATACAGCCAGATCTTCCACAACAACATCATCGCCTCGGGCGTCATCCCGCAGATCTCGCTGATCATGGGCCCGGCCGCTGGTGGGCACGTGTACTCCCCCGCGTTGACCGACTTCATCATCATGGTCGACCAGACCAGCCAGATGTTCATCACCGGTCCCGACGTCATCAAGACCGTCACCGGCGAGGACGTCACCATGGAAGAGCTGGGTGGTGCGCACACCCACGAAGCCAAGTCCGGCACCGCGCACTATGTCGCCTCCGGCGAACAGGACGCGTTCGACTACGTCCGCGATGTCCTGAGCTACCTGCCGTCCAACAATGCCTCCGAGCCCCCGCGCTACCCGGGCCCCGAGCCCACCGACGGCGCGATCGCGGACCACCTCACCGACGAAGACGTCGAGCTGGACACCCTGATCCCGGATTCTCCGAACCAGCCGTACGACATGCACGAGGTCATCACCCGCATCCTCGATGACGACGAGTTCCTCGAAGTGCAGGCCGGCTACGCGCAGAACATCATCGTCGGCTTCGGCCGGGTCGACGGCCGCAGCGTCGGCATCGTGGCCAACCAGCCCACCCAGTTCGCCGGCTGCCTGGACATCAACGCCTCGGAGAAGGCCGCGCGGTTCATCCGCACCTGCGACTGCTTCGGCGTCCCGATCATCACTCTGGTGGATGTGCCCGGCTTCCTGCCCGGCACCGAGCAGGAGTACAACGGCATCATCCGTCGCGGCGCCAAGCTGCTCTACGCGTACGGCGAGGCCACCGTCCCGAAGATCACGGTCATCACACGCAAGGCCTACGGCGGCGCGTACTGCGTCATGGGTTCCAAGGACATGGGTGCCGACGTCAACGTCGCCTGGCCCACCGCACAGATCGCCGTCATGGGCGCCTCCGGCGCGGTCGGGTTCGTGTATCGCTCGCAACTGGCCGAGGCTTCCAAGAGCGGTGAAGACGTCGACGCGCTTCGTCTGCAGTTGCAGGCCGAGTACGAGGACACCCTGGTGAACCCGTACATGGCTGCCGAGCGCGGATACGTGGATGCGGTCATCCCCCCGTCGCACACTCGCGGCTACATCGCCACCTCGCTGCGCTTGCTCGATCGCAAGATCGTGCGGCTCCCACCGAAGAAGCACGGAAACATTCCGCTGTGACGAATGAAGAAGGTGCGTCCGTGACCGACGAGACCAGCGAGACCGTAACCACCGAAGCCGATTCCGGGAAGGTCAAGGCTGCCGACGTGCAGGTGCTCAGCGGCAACCCAACCGATGAGGAGATCGCGGCGCTGGTCGCGGCGCTCAGCGCGCTGGCCTCCAAGTCCGAGGCCGCCGACCTCAAACCCCGGAACCTCTGGGCCGAGCCGATCGACATGCTGCGCTACAGCCCACAGAGCTGGCAGCGGGTCACGCTCTTCGAGCGCGCCAAGCTGGCTCGCCCGCAGGGTTCTTACTAACTGTCACGTAGAGACGGGCGGACAGTAGAGTTCCGCGCGTGACTCCTGGTCTTCGCGCAAGCGGTTCGTCCGCCTTTGTCCTGGCTTCCGCGTCACCGGCTCGCGAGCGGATCCTGGAGCAGGCCGGTCTCAATCCGGTCGTCATCGTGTCGCATGTCGACGAACATCTCGTCATGGCGACGCAGCCCTCGGGCACCACCCCGGCACGTGCCGTAGAGGTGCTGGCCTGTGCCAAGGCCTTTGACGTCGCCACGACCCTCGCCGGTGAGGTGGCTGCCGACGCGGTGGTGCTGGGTTGCGATTCGCTGCTCCTGCTCGACGGCTCGTTGCAGGGCAAGCCGGGAACCGTCGAGGAGGCGCGGCGCCGCTGGGCCCTGATGGCCGGACGCTCAGCCGAGCTGCTCACCGGACACTGTCTGGTACGGGTCATCGACGGCAAGCCTGTCGCGCGCGTGAGTGAAACACGCTCGACCACTGTGCGTTTCGGTTCGCCTTCGGCCGAGGATCTCGAGGCGTACCTGGCCACGGGCGAGCCGCTCCAGGTGGCCGGGGCATTCACGCTCGACGGCCTGGGAAGCTGGTTCGTCGACGGCATCGACGGCGATCCGTCGAACGTGATCGGGGTCAGCGTGCCGCTGGTCGGTCGGCTGCTGGACAAGCTCGGCCTGTCCGCCTCGTCGCTGTGGGTTCGCCACGAAAAGCATGTGCCACCAAAGCCGTTCCATCCGGACACGCCCACCGTGACCCCGCTGCCGCCACACATGGTGGCACTGGTCGACTCCCTGCTGATGGTCGGACCCACTCAGCAGCAGGAGTTCAAGGATGCCCAGGGCAACCCGATTCCGCACATGGCGTCGGTCAATGCCAGCTTCCAAGCCGCCTGCCGCGACGATTCCTTCGACCTCGGTGTGCACACCAACCGTGGTGCCTGTCTGTGGACCGGCGACTACCTCAACACCGGCGACGGCATTCAGTTGATACCCGTCGATCCCGCGAGCCCGTCGGTTGCACTGGGCGGGCGTTCCAAACCCCTTGTGCTGCCCGCGGACGCACAAGACGGCGCCCGGCTGCTGCCCACCGGGTCGGCGGAGTTGGCACACCGGTCGCTGTTGTTCGCCTCCTGCATTCCCTCGCCCGGGTGCAGCACCTTCGTGTCTGCCGACACGACCGTGTACGACGTCAGTGAGCCGGGCAAGTCGTCCTACCGGCCGATGGGCGTCATGGCTGGCATCTCCCAACCGAGTGGGGTTGCCGCGCCGGGCCGACGGATGCTGGTGGCGGGAAACGTCGGAACCGGCCCCTGGGCACCACGTTTCGCGTGGCTCACCCCTCCGATCGACGATCCGGCATTTCTGGACTCGTCGGCATGGGAGAAGGTCGGAGAGATCAAGGGCGGCGGAGATCGGGAGAACCAGTTGTTCGCCCTGCCCGCAGGCGGTTTCGGACTGCTCGATGCGAACGGTTCGGGCGATGCGCATATCGGTCTCAAGCTCTTCCGGACTCCACAGGAACTGGTCAGCGAGCCCATGACCGTCCTCATCCGCAACGATCCGTCCGACCCGCGGCCGGACGACCCATTCATCTCCCGCGACCCACACAAGCTGCTGCAACCATACGGACCGCAGGTCGTCAAGATCACCATGAACAGCGACGGCACTCAAACGCTGTATTTCCTGGTGAGCCAATGGGTTACCGATCCGACGCGCGCCTACCGGACAATCCTGTACTCCATTGTGTTGGCGCCGCAATACCTGAGCATCTAGCCCTCGTCGAACAGGTCGGGGCGCTCGGCAACGTCGCGCCAGTCCTGCGGCGTACCCACCAGCGCCAGCGCGCTGCGCAGCATCGCGGCACGCACCGCCGGACGACCGGCCTCGGGTGTGGACAGGTACCGATAGCAGCCCGCCTGCATGCTGGCCATCAACACGGCCGACGTCTCCGCGGTGGGTGCGGGCCTTCCGCTCGCGACCAGGGCCTGCCGCATGACCTCGATGAGGCGCTTCTCGTAC
The nucleotide sequence above comes from Mycobacteroides saopaulense. Encoded proteins:
- a CDS encoding Rieske 2Fe-2S domain-containing protein; this encodes MTDEAIREIDSGTAMTRFARGWHCLGLAESFQDGQPHGIEAFGTKLVVFADSHGDIKVLDGYCRHMGGDLSQGTIKDDNVACPFHDWRWGGDGKCKLVPYAKRTPKLARTRSWPTLEVNGQLLVWHDPEGSTPPPELAPPTIEGFEEGKWSSWQWNSILIEGSHCREIVDNNVDMAHFFYIHHAYPTYFKNVIEGQTASQFMESKPRPDYVPNPEKLWEGTGVRSEATYFGPAYMIDWIHNDLGPGFTVEVALINCHYPVTHDSFVLQWGVAIQEMPDLPPENARKLAAAMARSFGDGFLEDVEIWKNKTRIDNPLLTQEDGAVYQHRRWYEQFYVNQADVTPDMTERFEIEVDTTHAHDVWVHEVEENLAERAAAATS
- a CDS encoding AMP-binding protein — protein: MTAESIPRPGIAAMLLERVGDSHPGLRTRDRDWTWDQVIGESAARATLARKLRTDGPFHIGVLLENVPDFIFWLGGAALSGATIVGINPTRGPAEMAAEIRHTDCQLIVTDTQHLDRLRGLDLGVTADRLLVVDSPEYLAQIHENRTPAAISDGVSADSLFLLLFTSGTTGASKAVKCSQGRLAQIAHLATEKFGHVRSDVDYCCMPLFHGNALMALWAPALANGATVCLTPAFSASRFLPDVRYFGATFFTYVGKALGYLLATPERSDDADNPLVRGFGTEASPEDQAEFRRRFGAELLEGYGSSEGGGAVVRDPEAPSGALGRPAHDGVAIVDPQTLRDCGAAVLDEHGRVLNPDEAVGEIVDKQGRRGFEGYYKNDDADADRVRNGWYWTGDLGYLDGAGFMYFAGRRGDWIRVDGENISALTIERVLRRHPAVIAAGVYAVPDPRSGDQVMASIEVVDPDTFDVDGFTDYLSTQEDLGSKGIPRFLRVSARLPVTGSNKVLKRELQEQRWHTDEPVFRWAGRGAPLFRRMSSDDKTELDAQFTAYGRQRLL
- a CDS encoding acyl-CoA carboxylase subunit beta, with the translated sequence MTTTEPDIHTTAGKLADLRRRSEETLHPVGEAAVEKIHAKGKLTARERIYALLDEGSFVELDALAKHRSSNFGMEAKRPLGDGVVTGFGTIDGRDVCIFSQDVSVFGGSLGEVYGEKIVKVQQLAIKTGRPLIGINEGAGARIQEGVVSLGLYSQIFHNNIIASGVIPQISLIMGPAAGGHVYSPALTDFIIMVDQTSQMFITGPDVIKTVTGEDVTMEELGGAHTHEAKSGTAHYVASGEQDAFDYVRDVLSYLPSNNASEPPRYPGPEPTDGAIADHLTDEDVELDTLIPDSPNQPYDMHEVITRILDDDEFLEVQAGYAQNIIVGFGRVDGRSVGIVANQPTQFAGCLDINASEKAARFIRTCDCFGVPIITLVDVPGFLPGTEQEYNGIIRRGAKLLYAYGEATVPKITVITRKAYGGAYCVMGSKDMGADVNVAWPTAQIAVMGASGAVGFVYRSQLAEASKSGEDVDALRLQLQAEYEDTLVNPYMAAERGYVDAVIPPSHTRGYIATSLRLLDRKIVRLPPKKHGNIPL
- a CDS encoding acyl-CoA carboxylase epsilon subunit, which produces MTNEEGASVTDETSETVTTEADSGKVKAADVQVLSGNPTDEEIAALVAALSALASKSEAADLKPRNLWAEPIDMLRYSPQSWQRVTLFERAKLARPQGSY
- a CDS encoding Maf family protein, giving the protein MTPGLRASGSSAFVLASASPARERILEQAGLNPVVIVSHVDEHLVMATQPSGTTPARAVEVLACAKAFDVATTLAGEVAADAVVLGCDSLLLLDGSLQGKPGTVEEARRRWALMAGRSAELLTGHCLVRVIDGKPVARVSETRSTTVRFGSPSAEDLEAYLATGEPLQVAGAFTLDGLGSWFVDGIDGDPSNVIGVSVPLVGRLLDKLGLSASSLWVRHEKHVPPKPFHPDTPTVTPLPPHMVALVDSLLMVGPTQQQEFKDAQGNPIPHMASVNASFQAACRDDSFDLGVHTNRGACLWTGDYLNTGDGIQLIPVDPASPSVALGGRSKPLVLPADAQDGARLLPTGSAELAHRSLLFASCIPSPGCSTFVSADTTVYDVSEPGKSSYRPMGVMAGISQPSGVAAPGRRMLVAGNVGTGPWAPRFAWLTPPIDDPAFLDSSAWEKVGEIKGGGDRENQLFALPAGGFGLLDANGSGDAHIGLKLFRTPQELVSEPMTVLIRNDPSDPRPDDPFISRDPHKLLQPYGPQVVKITMNSDGTQTLYFLVSQWVTDPTRAYRTILYSIVLAPQYLSI